The Bacillota bacterium DNA window CTTGCCGCCCCTCCTGCTCTTTGCGGCCAACCGGGCCTAACCCGGTTGGAGAAGAAAATCAAAAGGAGAGGGCGAACCCTCTCCTCTGACATCAGGTGGAGCCCACAACTGGGATTGAACCGGTGACCTCCGCCTTTACGAGGCGAGAAAATCAATTACGCAGGGTGTATTAAAAATCCAAGTTCCAGAACACCGAATTCAACCGTGAACCTGATAGCAGTCCGAAATAAGAGTTCTGTCTGGGCGCTGGTGCGAGGTCAGCTGAGGTCGAGTGCAGAGAATCCAGGTTTCTACAGGTTCCCGGCCCCGTGATATGATGCAGAGCCGCCCATCTGCCGCCCTTTTTGTGTATTTGGACAAATGGGCGGCAACTATGAAGACCCGGCTATGACAAAACATCCTCCCCTGCCTCTAGCAGAACACGCCGGTAAATGGCATCTGACAGGTAAAATCCTCGCTCTCTGAGCAGGCGATCCAGTTCGGCGCGGAGCGAAGGAATCCTCCCCGTAAGTTTGGCGCGCAGGAGTACACCAACCGTTCCCGCCCGGGGAATGCGGTAGAGTGCGGCCGTGCGCCTGGCTTCTGCCTCGTCAAGGAAGATGATATCAGCGCGCTGTTCCACTGCCAGGGCAATTGCCTCCGCCTCGCCGTCGTCCAGGT harbors:
- a CDS encoding DUF3368 domain-containing protein, which translates into the protein MADASTLISLAAIGRLELLHAFHGKIMVPPAVWREVVQDGHGRPGTAEVEEARRVGWIEVVVPRNTDLLTLLKRDLDDGEAEAIALAVEQRADIIFLDEAEARRTAALYRIPRAGTVGVLLRAKLTGRIPSLRAELDRLLRERGFYLSDAIYRRVLLEAGEDVLS